A section of the Pimelobacter simplex genome encodes:
- a CDS encoding glutamate--cysteine ligase produces the protein MRIDFHGSPEPTIGVEWEFALVDRRSRDLRNEAAHLFARAKPRMPDPGKLHKELLKNTVEVVTGVCDTVGHAMADLRETLQHVTAAADALDLDLYGAGTHPFASWTGQQLTEGHRYAELINRTQWWGRQMLIWGVHVHVGLPEKSRVLPVLNGLLTYYPHLQALSASSPIWMGMDTGYASNRALMFQQLPTAGLPFQFERWEEFEQFAHDQMTTGVIDELSEIRWDLRPATKHGTLENRICDGVSTLADMEALVALMHCLVVWLDGRVAAGETLTTMPPWHVQENKWRSARYGVDAIVILDGASNERLVTDDLADLVPLLMPTAARLGCERELASVLDVAQRGPSYVRQRAVAERTGGDLVAVVDSVVTELRAGL, from the coding sequence GTGCGCATCGACTTCCACGGCTCACCGGAGCCGACGATCGGGGTGGAGTGGGAGTTCGCACTGGTCGACCGGCGCAGCCGTGACCTCCGCAACGAGGCCGCACACCTGTTCGCCCGGGCCAAGCCGCGGATGCCCGACCCGGGCAAGCTCCACAAGGAGCTGCTCAAGAACACCGTCGAGGTGGTCACCGGCGTGTGCGACACCGTCGGCCACGCGATGGCCGACCTGCGCGAGACCCTCCAGCACGTCACGGCCGCGGCCGACGCCCTCGACCTCGACCTGTACGGCGCCGGCACCCACCCGTTCGCGTCGTGGACCGGGCAGCAGCTCACCGAGGGTCACCGGTACGCCGAGCTGATCAACCGCACCCAGTGGTGGGGCCGGCAGATGCTCATCTGGGGCGTGCACGTGCACGTGGGGCTGCCGGAGAAGAGCCGGGTGCTGCCGGTCCTCAACGGCCTGCTCACCTACTACCCCCACCTGCAGGCGCTCTCCGCGTCCTCGCCGATCTGGATGGGGATGGACACCGGCTACGCGTCCAACCGGGCGCTGATGTTCCAGCAGCTGCCGACCGCGGGGCTGCCGTTCCAGTTCGAGCGCTGGGAGGAGTTCGAGCAGTTCGCGCACGACCAGATGACCACCGGCGTCATCGACGAGCTGAGCGAGATCCGCTGGGACCTGCGGCCCGCGACCAAGCACGGCACCTTGGAGAACCGGATCTGCGACGGCGTCTCCACCCTCGCCGACATGGAGGCTCTCGTCGCCCTCATGCACTGCCTCGTGGTCTGGCTCGACGGGCGGGTCGCGGCCGGCGAGACGCTGACCACGATGCCGCCCTGGCACGTGCAGGAGAACAAGTGGCGCTCCGCGCGCTACGGCGTCGACGCGATCGTCATCCTCGACGGCGCGTCCAACGAGCGGCTGGTCACCGACGACCTCGCCGACCTGGTCCCGCTCCTCATGCCCACCGCGGCCCGGCTGGGCTGCGAGCGCGAGCTCGCCTCAGTGCTCGACGTCGCGCAGCGCGGGCCGTCGTACGTGCGGCAGCGGGCGGTCGCCGAGCGCACCGGCGGCGACCTGGTCGCCGTGGTCGACTCGGTGGTGACCGAGCTGCGCGCGGGGCTCTAG
- a CDS encoding ATP-binding protein, producing MTANPYTPGQVPRVFAGRAAELHRIEDQLARVLTFGELGGPLLVFHAPRGIGKTSLLRTAQRRAEELGFVTAWVACSRERPVLPELVSGLRTALERAEVLPRGGAGGAWRKRLERVSVEVGLPGAKVAAEVASPPGEKPDDTLGLAPISALGTLLHDAAALVRRRGGAGLLLLVDELHVALPDDMSILLNTLQNLDGDREHNPLAVVSAGLPVTPEALTRAATFGERSAFVPLDVLNSADARAVLTAPAAAAGVGWTEGALTAVVDEARGHPYLLQLIGSSTWDAARPRRGGKLGLPDVRRGLPAAQQQLAAMHRARWGAATPTEQAFLAAMAATGLDNVTRVAIAAGMDRDSRSISAPRERLIEKGVIEPVGHGLVRFTLPGFGAFVRGLDDA from the coding sequence ATGACAGCCAACCCCTACACCCCCGGCCAGGTGCCGCGGGTCTTCGCCGGACGCGCGGCGGAGCTGCACCGCATCGAGGACCAGCTCGCCCGGGTCCTCACCTTCGGCGAGCTCGGCGGCCCCCTGCTCGTCTTCCACGCGCCCCGCGGCATCGGCAAGACCTCGCTGCTGCGCACGGCGCAGCGCCGCGCCGAGGAGCTGGGCTTCGTGACGGCCTGGGTCGCGTGCAGCCGCGAGCGGCCCGTGCTGCCCGAGCTGGTGAGCGGCCTGCGCACCGCACTGGAGCGCGCCGAGGTGCTCCCCCGCGGCGGTGCCGGAGGGGCCTGGCGCAAGCGCCTCGAGCGGGTCTCCGTCGAGGTCGGCCTGCCCGGCGCCAAGGTGGCGGCCGAGGTCGCCTCCCCACCCGGCGAGAAGCCGGACGACACCCTGGGCCTGGCCCCCATCAGCGCGCTCGGCACGCTGCTCCACGACGCCGCCGCCCTCGTCCGGCGCCGCGGAGGTGCCGGGCTCCTCCTGCTGGTCGACGAGCTGCACGTCGCGCTCCCCGACGACATGTCGATCCTGCTCAACACCCTGCAGAACCTCGACGGCGACCGCGAGCACAACCCGCTCGCCGTCGTCTCCGCCGGACTCCCCGTGACCCCCGAGGCGCTGACCCGCGCGGCGACCTTCGGCGAGCGCAGCGCGTTCGTGCCCCTCGACGTCCTCAACAGTGCCGACGCCCGGGCCGTGCTCACCGCCCCCGCGGCCGCGGCCGGCGTGGGCTGGACCGAGGGCGCGCTCACCGCCGTCGTCGACGAGGCCCGCGGGCACCCGTACCTGCTCCAGCTCATCGGCAGCAGCACCTGGGACGCCGCCCGGCCGCGCCGCGGCGGCAAGCTCGGCCTGCCCGACGTACGACGCGGCCTGCCCGCCGCCCAGCAGCAGCTGGCCGCGATGCACCGGGCCCGCTGGGGCGCGGCGACGCCGACCGAGCAGGCGTTCCTGGCCGCCATGGCCGCGACCGGCCTCGACAACGTCACCCGGGTCGCGATCGCGGCCGGGATGGACCGCGACTCCCGCTCGATCAGCGCCCCGCGGGAGCGGCTCATCGAGAAGGGCGTCATCGAGCCGGTGGGCCACGGTCTGGTGCGGTTCACGCTCCCGGGATTCGGGGCCTTCGTCCGCGGCCTCGACGACGCCTGA
- a CDS encoding maleylpyruvate isomerase family mycothiol-dependent enzyme: MDRSQTWAHIHAERAALATTLAGLDPDAWSHTTLCPGWTVHDVAAHVISTARIGWRQMPGMLARNAGRGYNTMIFREVKRLGARETRESILADFERHATSRHHVPTTTSVEPLIDALLHHQDIVRPLGLRHTMAPEAAAVATDRVRRLAPLMGTGRLVRSIRLVATDLDWARGSGPVVRGPVQELLMLASGRAPDPDLVEGDGLALVPPRPRA; this comes from the coding sequence ATGGACCGGTCGCAGACGTGGGCCCACATCCATGCCGAGCGCGCCGCGCTCGCCACGACGCTCGCCGGCCTCGACCCGGACGCGTGGTCGCACACCACCCTCTGCCCGGGCTGGACGGTCCACGACGTCGCCGCGCACGTCATCTCCACGGCCCGGATCGGCTGGCGCCAGATGCCCGGGATGCTGGCGCGCAACGCCGGGCGCGGCTACAACACGATGATCTTCCGCGAGGTGAAGCGGCTCGGCGCCCGCGAGACCCGGGAGAGCATCCTCGCCGACTTCGAGCGCCACGCCACGAGCCGGCACCACGTGCCGACGACGACCTCGGTCGAGCCGCTCATCGACGCGCTCCTGCACCACCAGGACATCGTCCGCCCGCTCGGGCTGCGGCACACGATGGCGCCCGAGGCCGCGGCCGTCGCCACCGACCGGGTACGACGGCTCGCGCCGCTCATGGGCACGGGCCGGCTCGTCCGCAGCATCCGGCTGGTCGCCACCGACCTCGACTGGGCGCGCGGCTCCGGCCCCGTCGTCCGCGGCCCGGTCCAGGAGCTGCTCATGCTCGCCTCGGGCCGCGCCCCCGACCCGGACCTCGTCGAGGGAGACGGGCTGGCGCTCGTCCCGCCGCGCCCCCGCGCGTAG
- a CDS encoding MarR family winged helix-turn-helix transcriptional regulator: MDRPHPALLMFIGARYVEQRVAEAVAAAGYDDLTPAMARVAARLGEDGIRLTALAAQARITKQSAGALVEQLERAAYVVRVPDPGDARARLVLIAPRGRAVQRLAREVEAAVEREWTAHLGAERMAALRDALEALREITDPYA; the protein is encoded by the coding sequence ATGGACCGCCCGCACCCGGCCCTGCTCATGTTCATCGGCGCCCGGTACGTCGAGCAGCGGGTCGCCGAGGCCGTCGCGGCGGCGGGCTACGACGACCTGACCCCGGCGATGGCGCGGGTCGCGGCCCGGCTCGGCGAGGACGGCATCCGGCTCACCGCGCTCGCCGCGCAGGCGCGGATCACCAAGCAGAGCGCCGGCGCGCTCGTCGAGCAGCTCGAGCGCGCGGCGTACGTCGTCCGGGTCCCGGACCCGGGTGACGCCCGCGCCCGGCTGGTGCTGATCGCGCCGCGCGGGCGCGCCGTCCAGCGGCTCGCGCGCGAGGTCGAGGCCGCCGTCGAGCGGGAGTGGACCGCGCACCTGGGCGCGGAGCGGATGGCGGCCCTGCGCGACGCCCTGGAGGCGCTGCGCGAGATCACCGATCCCTACGCCTGA
- a CDS encoding 50S ribosomal protein L25/general stress protein Ctc, translating into MSTEKIKAEVRTEFGKGAARRIRRDNKVPAVVYGHGNEPIHLTLPGHDTMMALKHGGANALLELDIDGTAQLALTKQVQVDPVRRVLEHVDFVAVVRGEKVTVDVPVHVVGDAASGTLVVTENATVQVEAEATHIPEQFEVNIEGAEAGTQFLAGQIELPSGTTLLTDAETLVVNVTEQQAAEPEPEAAEGDAAPAEAAEAAGE; encoded by the coding sequence ATGAGCACCGAGAAGATCAAGGCCGAGGTCCGCACCGAGTTCGGCAAGGGCGCCGCCCGCCGCATCCGTCGCGACAACAAGGTTCCCGCGGTCGTCTACGGCCACGGCAACGAGCCGATCCACCTGACCCTCCCGGGCCACGACACGATGATGGCGCTCAAGCACGGTGGCGCCAACGCGCTCCTCGAGCTCGACATCGACGGCACCGCGCAGCTCGCCCTGACCAAGCAGGTCCAGGTCGACCCGGTCCGCCGCGTCCTCGAGCACGTCGACTTCGTCGCCGTCGTCCGTGGCGAGAAGGTCACCGTCGACGTCCCCGTCCACGTCGTGGGCGACGCCGCCAGCGGCACCCTGGTCGTCACCGAGAACGCCACGGTCCAGGTCGAGGCCGAGGCCACCCACATCCCCGAGCAGTTCGAGGTCAACATCGAGGGCGCCGAGGCCGGCACCCAGTTCCTCGCCGGCCAGATCGAGCTTCCCTCGGGCACCACCCTGCTCACCGACGCCGAGACCCTGGTCGTCAACGTCACCGAGCAGCAGGCCGCCGAGCCCGAGCCCGAGGCCGCTGAGGGCGACGCCGCCCCGGCCGAGGCCGCCGAGGCTGCCGGCGAGTGA
- the pth gene encoding aminoacyl-tRNA hydrolase yields MADADVWLVVGLGNPGPSYAGHRHNIGYQVVDELARRMGSGFRAHKTGRADVVEGRLAAPGAAAPRVVLAKSRSYMNESGGPVKALATFYKVPPERIIAIHDELDIDFGTLRIKLGGGDNGHNGLKSMRSSLGTGDFYRIRAGIGRPPGRQDVADFVLSNYSTTERKELPFQVDSAADAVETLIAEGLEKTQQTFNR; encoded by the coding sequence GTGGCGGACGCTGACGTGTGGCTGGTCGTCGGCCTCGGGAACCCCGGGCCGTCGTACGCGGGGCACCGGCACAACATCGGCTACCAGGTGGTCGACGAGCTCGCCCGCCGGATGGGCAGCGGCTTCCGCGCCCACAAGACCGGCCGCGCCGACGTGGTCGAGGGCCGCCTGGCCGCCCCCGGCGCCGCCGCCCCCCGCGTCGTCCTCGCCAAGTCGCGCTCCTACATGAACGAGTCCGGCGGCCCGGTCAAGGCGCTCGCCACGTTCTACAAGGTCCCGCCCGAGCGGATCATCGCGATCCACGACGAGCTCGACATCGACTTCGGCACGCTCCGGATCAAGCTCGGCGGCGGCGACAACGGCCACAACGGACTCAAGTCCATGCGCTCCTCGCTCGGCACGGGCGACTTCTACCGGATCCGGGCCGGCATCGGCCGCCCGCCGGGACGCCAGGACGTCGCCGACTTCGTGCTCTCCAACTACTCGACCACCGAGCGCAAGGAGCTGCCGTTCCAGGTCGACAGCGCCGCGGACGCGGTCGAGACGCTCATCGCCGAGGGCCTGGAGAAGACCCAGCAGACGTTCAACCGGTGA
- a CDS encoding 3'(2'),5'-bisphosphate nucleotidase CysQ, which yields MTSVPGTPAPDVVADDHLFAAWLAEAAGRRLLEVRTEGLEGKELKDAGDRAAHVLLMELLAAHRPDDAVLSEEALESADDKDARLSAAKVWIIDPLDGTREFSEPPRDDWAVHVALWQDGELVAGAVAQPVLGETFTTGTPPVVPARTSQRPRIAVSRTRPPAFVQALAAELDAELVPMGSAGVKMMSVVRDVADAYVHAGGQYEWDSAAPVAVARAAGLFTSRVDGSELVYNQADVYLPDVIVCRPELSEQILAFIKANGTD from the coding sequence GTGACTTCCGTGCCCGGTACCCCCGCTCCCGACGTCGTCGCCGACGACCACCTCTTCGCCGCCTGGCTGGCCGAGGCCGCCGGGCGCCGCCTGCTCGAGGTGCGCACCGAGGGGCTCGAGGGCAAGGAGCTCAAGGACGCCGGCGACCGGGCCGCGCACGTGCTGCTCATGGAGCTGCTGGCCGCGCACCGGCCCGACGACGCGGTCCTGTCCGAGGAGGCGCTCGAGAGCGCCGACGACAAGGACGCCCGGCTGAGCGCCGCCAAGGTCTGGATCATCGACCCGCTCGACGGCACCCGCGAGTTCTCCGAGCCGCCGCGGGACGACTGGGCGGTCCACGTCGCGCTGTGGCAGGACGGCGAGCTGGTCGCCGGAGCCGTCGCGCAGCCGGTGCTGGGCGAGACCTTCACCACCGGTACGCCGCCCGTCGTACCGGCGCGCACGTCGCAGCGCCCGCGCATCGCGGTCTCGCGCACCCGTCCGCCGGCGTTCGTCCAGGCGCTGGCCGCCGAGCTCGACGCCGAGCTGGTCCCGATGGGCTCGGCCGGGGTCAAGATGATGTCGGTCGTGCGCGACGTCGCCGACGCCTACGTGCACGCGGGCGGGCAGTACGAGTGGGACTCTGCGGCCCCCGTGGCCGTGGCCCGCGCGGCCGGCCTGTTCACCTCGCGCGTCGACGGCAGCGAGCTGGTCTACAACCAGGCCGACGTCTACCTGCCCGACGTCATCGTGTGCCGCCCCGAGCTCTCCGAGCAGATCCTCGCCTTCATCAAGGCCAACGGCACCGACTGA
- a CDS encoding VOC family protein: MTSFLSHLTVDCANAYDLSEWWKPVLGYTDVPGDPNEPGHEECMIVDPDTGQQVLFIEVPDRKSTKNRLHLDLRPRPGSGGRDDELERLLDHGATQVADHRGIYGPGSGWVVLADPEGNEFCILRSQEEIDEQAQAAQG, encoded by the coding sequence ATGACGTCGTTCCTCTCGCACCTCACCGTCGACTGCGCGAACGCCTATGACCTCTCGGAGTGGTGGAAGCCGGTCCTCGGCTACACCGACGTGCCCGGCGATCCCAACGAGCCGGGCCACGAGGAGTGCATGATCGTCGACCCCGACACCGGCCAGCAGGTGCTCTTCATCGAGGTCCCGGACCGCAAGAGCACCAAGAACCGGCTCCACCTCGACCTGCGCCCGCGCCCCGGCTCCGGCGGCCGCGACGACGAGCTCGAGCGCCTGCTCGACCACGGCGCCACCCAGGTCGCCGACCACCGCGGGATCTACGGTCCCGGCTCGGGGTGGGTCGTGCTGGCGGACCCGGAGGGCAACGAGTTCTGCATCCTGCGCTCGCAGGAGGAGATCGACGAGCAGGCCCAGGCGGCGCAGGGCTAG
- a CDS encoding alpha-ketoglutarate-dependent dioxygenase AlkB: protein MTVDFQTSLFDPATTAVPASELAPERRSLSAGAWVDVARNWLPDADDVFATLVTEVPWRAERRTMYDRVVDVPRLVFTYMIGDELPHPALSAARERLSAHYLPELGEPFRTAGCCYYRDGRDSVAWHGDTIGRGSTHDTMVAIVSLGDPRRLHLRPRDPERRDEAFAVEMGHGDLVVMGGACQRTWEHAVPKVAAAGPRVSVQFRPLNVF from the coding sequence ATGACGGTCGACTTCCAGACCAGCCTGTTCGACCCGGCCACCACGGCCGTCCCGGCGTCCGAGCTGGCCCCCGAGCGCCGCTCGCTCAGCGCCGGCGCCTGGGTCGACGTCGCCCGCAACTGGCTCCCCGACGCCGATGACGTCTTCGCGACCCTGGTCACCGAGGTGCCCTGGCGCGCCGAGCGGCGCACGATGTACGACCGCGTGGTCGACGTACCCCGCCTGGTGTTCACCTACATGATCGGCGACGAGCTCCCCCACCCCGCGCTGAGCGCCGCCCGCGAGCGCCTCAGCGCGCACTACCTGCCCGAGCTGGGCGAGCCCTTCCGCACGGCGGGCTGCTGCTACTACCGCGACGGGCGCGACAGCGTCGCCTGGCACGGCGACACCATCGGCCGCGGCTCCACCCACGACACGATGGTCGCCATCGTCTCCCTCGGCGACCCGCGCCGCCTCCACCTGCGCCCCCGCGACCCCGAGCGGCGCGACGAGGCGTTCGCGGTCGAGATGGGCCACGGCGACCTGGTCGTCATGGGCGGGGCCTGCCAGCGCACCTGGGAGCACGCGGTGCCCAAGGTGGCGGCGGCCGGACCGCGCGTCTCGGTGCAGTTCCGGCCCCTCAACGTCTTCTGA
- a CDS encoding GntR family transcriptional regulator encodes MSRSLKHVAIREYVRNLVDGSAPGTAAPSERDLVDRFGVARMTVRQALDALVGEGVLERFPGRGTFVATPRRTASGVTSFSEEMARRGIVAESRTLAADQLPAGENLARALQVQAGVPVVHWRRLRMTDGRPVCLSDAYLDRTRVPGLLECLPTSLYDDLAARGLRPSWAEDMLAAATATPEEAALLEIPSGSAVLRHHRRALAGDAVVEVSRTVYRGDAYTLNVQLCATR; translated from the coding sequence ATGAGCCGCTCACTCAAGCACGTCGCGATCCGCGAGTACGTGCGCAACCTGGTCGATGGGAGCGCGCCCGGCACGGCCGCGCCGTCCGAGCGCGACCTCGTCGACCGGTTCGGCGTGGCGCGGATGACGGTGCGTCAGGCGCTGGACGCGTTGGTCGGTGAGGGGGTGCTGGAGCGCTTCCCCGGTCGGGGGACGTTCGTCGCCACCCCCCGGCGTACGGCGAGCGGGGTGACGAGCTTCAGCGAGGAGATGGCGCGCCGCGGCATCGTCGCCGAGTCCCGCACCCTCGCCGCGGACCAGCTGCCCGCGGGGGAGAACCTCGCCCGGGCGCTGCAGGTCCAGGCCGGCGTCCCGGTCGTGCACTGGCGCCGGCTGCGGATGACCGACGGTCGCCCGGTCTGCCTCTCCGACGCCTACCTCGACCGGACCCGCGTGCCGGGGCTGCTCGAGTGCCTCCCCACCAGCCTGTACGACGACCTGGCCGCGCGCGGCCTGCGTCCCAGCTGGGCCGAGGACATGCTCGCCGCGGCCACCGCGACGCCCGAGGAGGCGGCCCTGCTGGAGATCCCGTCCGGCTCGGCGGTGCTGCGCCACCACCGGCGGGCCCTGGCCGGCGATGCGGTGGTCGAGGTGTCGCGGACGGTCTACCGCGGGGACGCGTACACGCTCAACGTCCAGCTCTGCGCCACGCGCTGA
- a CDS encoding HD domain-containing protein, giving the protein MEDDHPTHPDLPWPLTGADALRDELLAAYGEPSRGHHGTRHLAEVLARLDELAAAGTAFDRTPVLLAAWFHDAVYDGERDAEERSATWAEHALPQHADPATVAEVARLVRLTEHHRPEAGDDNGCALSDADLSILAAGRERYDEYVAAVRTEYAHLSDDVFTAGRADVLRALADAPELFRTAHGRARWEEPARANMARELGVLSSS; this is encoded by the coding sequence ATGGAGGACGACCATCCCACCCATCCCGACCTGCCCTGGCCGCTGACCGGCGCCGACGCCCTGCGCGACGAGCTCCTGGCGGCCTACGGCGAACCGAGCCGCGGCCACCACGGCACCCGCCACCTCGCCGAGGTGCTGGCCCGGCTCGACGAGCTGGCCGCGGCCGGCACCGCCTTCGACCGGACCCCGGTGCTGCTCGCAGCCTGGTTCCACGACGCGGTGTACGACGGCGAGCGCGACGCCGAGGAGCGCTCGGCGACCTGGGCCGAGCACGCGCTCCCCCAGCACGCCGACCCGGCGACCGTCGCCGAGGTCGCCCGCCTGGTGCGGCTCACCGAGCACCACCGACCCGAGGCCGGCGACGACAACGGCTGCGCGCTGAGCGACGCCGACCTCTCGATCCTCGCCGCCGGCCGCGAGCGCTACGACGAGTACGTCGCGGCCGTGCGCACCGAGTACGCGCACCTGTCCGACGACGTCTTCACCGCCGGCCGGGCCGACGTCCTGCGCGCGCTCGCCGACGCCCCCGAGCTCTTCCGCACCGCCCACGGCCGCGCGCGGTGGGAGGAGCCGGCCCGGGCCAACATGGCCCGCGAGCTCGGCGTCCTGTCGTCCTCCTGA
- a CDS encoding RtcB family protein encodes MDKITPKLLSWASILEQGTREQAMTTARMPFIHPHLALMPDAHLGLGATVGSVIPTLGAIIPAAVGVDIGCGMIAVRTQYVADELPADRRPLREAIERAVPLSAGAANQTISREHTQRRLDELSAAAEQAGFDPGRYAKRWELQLGTLGSGNHFIEVTVDEEQRVWLFLHSGSRGVGNKIAQKHIQVARDLCEKWWIKLPDKDLAYLAEGTDEFWSYIREMRWAQRYALLNREEMMDRVVRQFAEWVGLGSADEVERAEEINCHHNYTEQERHFGRDVWLSRKGAINAELGRPGLIPGSMGTASYVVSGLGNPVALHSAPHGAGREYSRSKARRTFTREQLREAMAGIEYRDTDAFIDEIPAAYKDIDRVMADAADLVEVRHTLRQIVNVKGD; translated from the coding sequence ATGGACAAGATCACCCCGAAGCTCCTCAGCTGGGCTTCGATCCTCGAGCAGGGCACCCGCGAGCAGGCGATGACCACGGCCCGGATGCCGTTCATCCACCCGCACCTCGCGCTGATGCCCGACGCCCACCTGGGCCTGGGCGCGACGGTGGGCTCGGTCATCCCGACCCTCGGCGCGATCATCCCGGCCGCGGTCGGCGTCGACATCGGCTGCGGCATGATCGCGGTCCGCACGCAGTACGTCGCCGACGAGCTGCCCGCGGACCGGCGACCGCTGCGGGAGGCGATCGAGCGGGCCGTCCCGCTCTCGGCCGGCGCCGCCAACCAGACGATCTCGCGCGAGCACACGCAGCGCCGGCTCGACGAGCTGAGCGCCGCGGCCGAGCAGGCGGGCTTCGATCCCGGCCGCTACGCGAAGCGCTGGGAGCTGCAGCTGGGCACGCTCGGCTCGGGCAACCACTTCATCGAGGTGACCGTCGACGAGGAGCAGCGGGTGTGGCTGTTCCTGCACTCCGGATCGCGGGGCGTGGGCAACAAGATCGCGCAGAAGCACATCCAGGTCGCCCGCGACCTGTGCGAGAAGTGGTGGATCAAGCTCCCCGACAAGGACCTGGCCTACCTCGCCGAGGGCACCGACGAGTTCTGGTCCTACATCCGCGAGATGCGGTGGGCGCAGCGCTACGCGCTGCTCAACCGCGAGGAGATGATGGACCGGGTCGTGCGGCAGTTCGCGGAGTGGGTCGGGCTCGGTTCGGCCGACGAGGTCGAGCGGGCCGAGGAGATCAACTGCCACCACAACTACACCGAGCAGGAGCGGCACTTCGGGCGCGACGTGTGGCTCTCCCGCAAGGGTGCGATCAACGCCGAGCTCGGGCGGCCGGGGCTGATCCCGGGTTCGATGGGCACGGCGTCGTACGTGGTGAGCGGGCTGGGCAACCCGGTGGCGCTGCACTCGGCGCCGCACGGCGCAGGGCGGGAGTACTCCCGGTCCAAGGCCCGGCGGACCTTCACCCGCGAGCAGCTGCGGGAGGCGATGGCGGGCATCGAGTACCGCGACACCGACGCGTTCATCGACGAGATCCCCGCGGCGTACAAGGACATCGACCGGGTGATGGCCGACGCGGCCGACCTCGTCGAGGTCCGGCACACGCTGCGCCAGATCGTGAACGTGAAGGGCGACTGA
- a CDS encoding PadR family transcriptional regulator yields the protein MSLRHAILGLLARKPSTGYEIARMFDVSLRSAWHAGHSQIYPELARLEAGGLVEVVERGARGSKTYAPTDAGREELRRWLVEAEPDRSQRNEGAVRLFLNQLLSPEDRRQVFTRDLDHVEAEIATLRELHDQTDADEPFAAQIDLGLRINEVLAAWLREQAAR from the coding sequence ATGTCGTTGCGCCACGCGATCCTGGGCCTGCTCGCCCGCAAGCCCTCGACGGGCTACGAGATCGCGCGGATGTTCGACGTCTCCCTCCGCTCGGCCTGGCACGCCGGGCACAGCCAGATCTATCCCGAGCTCGCCCGCCTCGAGGCCGGCGGACTGGTCGAGGTCGTCGAGCGCGGGGCCCGCGGCAGCAAGACGTACGCCCCCACCGACGCCGGCCGCGAGGAGCTGCGCCGCTGGCTCGTCGAGGCCGAGCCGGACCGCTCCCAGCGCAACGAGGGCGCCGTGCGGCTGTTCCTCAACCAGCTCCTGTCACCCGAGGACCGCCGCCAGGTCTTCACCCGCGACCTCGACCACGTCGAGGCCGAGATCGCCACGCTGCGCGAGCTGCACGACCAGACCGACGCCGACGAGCCCTTCGCCGCCCAGATCGACCTCGGCCTGCGGATCAACGAGGTGCTCGCGGCCTGGCTGCGCGAGCAGGCCGCACGCTGA